One segment of Meriones unguiculatus strain TT.TT164.6M chromosome 3, Bangor_MerUng_6.1, whole genome shotgun sequence DNA contains the following:
- the Ephb6 gene encoding ephrin type-B receptor 6: MATEDIAGSGSRVAGMLCSLWVLVLGPTVLALEEVLLDTTGETSEIGWLTYPPGGWDEVSVLDDQRRLTRTFEACHVAGVPPGAGQDNWLQTHFVERRGAQRAHIRLHFSVRACSSLGVSGGACRETFTLYYRQAEEPDSPDSISAWHLKRWTKVDTIAADESFPASSSSSWAVGPHRTGQRVGLQLNVKERSFGPLTQRGFYVAFQDTGACLALVAVKLFSYTCPSVLRAFASFPETQASGAGGASLVAAVGTCVAHAEPEEDGVGGQAGGSPPRLHCNGEGRWMVAVGGCRCQPGYQPARGDKLCQACPEGSYKALAGNMPCSPCPARSHSSDSAAPVCPCLQGFYRASSDPPEAPCTGPPSAPRELWFEVQGSALMLHWRLPQELGGRGDLLFNVVCKECGGHRESSSGGTCRRCRDEVHFDPRQRGLTESRVLVGGLRAHVPYILEVQAVNGVSELSPDPPQAAAINVSTSHEVPSAVPVMHQVSRAANSITVSWPQPEQTNGNILDYQLRYYDQAEDESHSFTMTSETNTATVTRLSPGHIYGFQVRARTAAGHGPYGGKVYFQTLPQGELASQLPEKLSLVIGSILGALAFLLLAAITVLAVIFQRKRRGTGYTEQLQQYSSPGLGVKYYIDPSTYEDPCQAIRELAREVDPTYIKIEEVIGAGSFGEVRRGRLQPRGRREQAVAIQALWAGGAESLKMTFLGRAALLGQFQHPNILRLEGVVTKSRPVMVLTELMELGPLDSFLRQREGQFSSLQLVAMQRGVAAAMQYLSGFAFVHRALCARSVLVNSHLVCKVARLGHSPQSSSSLLRWAAPEVITHGKYTTSSDVWSFGILMWEVMSYGERPYWDMNEQEVLNAIEQEFRLPPPPGCPPGLHLLMLDTWQKDRARRPHFDQLVAAFDKMIRKPDTLQAEGGSGDRPSQALLNPVALDFPCLDSPRAWLSAIGLECYQENFSKFGLSTFSDVAQLSLEDLPGLGITLAGHQKKLLHNIQLLQQHLRQPGSVEV, from the exons ATGGCTACTGAGGACATTGCTGGATCAGGGAGCAGAGTGGCGGGCATGCTGTGCAGTCTGTGGGTCCTGgttctggggcccacagttctggctctggaag AGGTGCTGCTGGATACCACAGGGGAGACCTCTGAGATCGGCTGGCTTACCTACCCACCAGGTGGG TGGGATGAGGTGAGTGTTCTAGATGACCAGCGCCGTCTCACTCGGACCTTCGAAGCATGCCACGTTGCAGGGGTTCCTCCAGGTGCTGGGCAGGACAACTGGCTGCAGACACACTTTGTGGAGCGGCGAGGGGCCCAGAGGGCACACATCCGCCTTCACTTCTCTGTGCGAGCTTGTTCCAGCCTGGGTGTGAGCGGTGGTGCCTGTCGAGAGACCTTCACCCTTTACTACCGGCAGGCTGAGGAGCCTGACAGCCCGGACAGCATTTCGGCCTGGCACCTCAAACGCTGGACTAAAGTGGACACAATTGCAGCAGATGAGagcttccctgcctcctcctcttcctcgtgGGCTGTGGGACCCCACAGGACTGGTCAGAGGGTGGGACTGCAACTGAATGTCAAAGAGCGCAGCTTTGGTCCTCTCACTCAGCGTGGCTTCTATGTGGCCTTCCAGGACACAGGGGCCTGTCTGGCCCTTGTGGCCGTCAAGCTCTTCTCTTATACCTGTCCCTCAGTGCTGCGTGCCTTTGCCTCTTTTCCTGAGACACAGGCCAGTGGAGCTGGAGGTGCCTCCTTGGTGGCAGCTGTGGGCACCTGTGTAGCTCATGCAGAACCAGAAGAGGATGGCGTTGGAGGCCAGGCAGGGGGCAGCCCCCCAAGGTTACACTGCAATGGGGAAGGCAGGTGGATGGTAGCTGTGGGAGGCTGCCGCTGCCAGCCTGGATACCAGCCTGCTCGTGGAGACAAGCTGTGTCAAG CCTGTCCTGAGGGATCTTATAAGGCCCTCGCTGGGAATATGCCCTGCTCACCATGTCCAGCCCGAAGCCACTCCTCTGACTCTGCAGCACCAGTTTGCCCCTGTCTCCAGGGCTTCTACAGGGCCAGTTCTGACCCACCAGAGGCTCCCTGCACTG GCCCTCCATCGGCCCCCCGGGAGCTTTGGTTTGAGGTGCAAGGCTCAGCACTCATGCTGCACTGGCGCCTGCCTCAGGAGCTGGGTGGACGAGGAGATCTGCTCTTCAATGTTGTGTGCAAGGAGTGTGGAGGCCACCGGGAGTCCAGCAGTGGGGGGACGTGCCGTCGCTGCAGGGATGAGGTGCATTTCGACCCCCGCCAGAGGGGCCTGACCGAGAGTCGAGTGTTAGTTGGGGGGCTCCGAGCACATGTGCCATACATCTTGGAAGTGCAGGCTGTCAATGGGGTGTCCGAGCTCAGCCCTGACCCTCCCCAGGCAGCAGCCATCAATGTCAGCACCAGCCATGAAG TCCCTTCTGCAGTTCCTGTGATGCACCAGGTGAGCAGGGCAGCCAACAGCATCACAGTGTCCTGGCCTCAGCCTGAGCAAACAAACGGGAATATCCTGGACTACCAGCTGCGCTACTATGACCAG GCAGAAGATGAATCCCACTCCTTCACCATGACCAGTGAGACTAACACTGCCACTGTGACACGGCTGAGCCCTGGCCACATCTATGGCTTCCAGGTTCGGGCACGGACTGCGGCTGGCCATGGCCCCTATGGGGGCAAAGTCTATTTCCAGACACTGCCTCAAG GTGAGCTGGCCTCCCAGCTTCCAGAGAAGCTGTCCTTGGTGATTGGTTCCATCCTGGGGGCCTTGGCCTTCCTTCTACTGGCAGCCATCACTGTACTGGCTGTCATCTTCCAGCG GAAGCGGCGTGGGACTGGCTACACAGAACAACTGCAGCAGTACAGCAGCCCAG GACTTGGAGTCAAGTATTACATTGACCCTTCCACATATGAGGACCCCTGCCAGGCCATCAGAGAGCTTGCTCGAGAGGTTGACCCTACCTATATCAAGATTGAGGAAGTCATTGGGGCAG GTTCCTTCGGAGAAGTACGCCGGGGCCGACTACAACCCCGGGGAAGGCGGGAACAGGCTGTGGCTATCCAGGCCCTGTGGGCAGGGGGTGCTGAGAGCCTGAAGATGACCTTTCTGGGCCGGGCAGCACTGCTGGGCCAGTTCCAGCATCCCAATATCTTGAGGCTGGAAGGTGTAGTGACCAAGAGCCGGCCTGTCATGGTGCTGACAGAACTCATGGAACTTGGTCCTCTGGACAGTTTCCTTAGG CAGCGAGAAGGCCAGTTCAGTAGCCTACAGCTTGTGGCCATGCAGCGGGGTGTGGCTGCTGCCATGCAGTACCTATCCGGCTTTGCCTTTGTGCACCGAGCGCTCTGTGCCCGAAGTGTGCTGGTGAACAGCCACCTGGTGTGCAAGGTGGCCCGTCTTGGCCACAGTCCTCAG AGTTCAAGTTCCTTGCTTCGCTGGGCAGCCCCAGAGGTCATTACCCATGGAAAATATACAACATCCAGCGATGTCTGGAGCTTTGGGATACTTATGTGGGAAGTGATGAGCTATGGAGAACGGCCCTACTGGGACATGAATGAGCAGGAG GTACTAAATGCAATAGAACAGGAGTTCCGGCTGCCCCCACCTCCAGGGTGCCCCCCTGGGCTACATCTACTGATGCTAGACACTTGGCAGAAGGACCGTGCCCGTCGGCCTCACTTTGACCAGCTGGTGGCTGCATTTGACAAGATGATCCGCAAGCCAGATACCCTGCAGGCTGAAGGGGGCTCCGGGGACAG gccttcccaggcccttctgaacCCTGTGGCCTTGGACTTTCCTTGCCTGGACTCTCCCCGGGCCTGGCTTTCAGCCATTGGACTAGAGTGCTACCAGGAGAACTTCTCAAAGTTTGGTCTTTCCACTTTCAGTGATGTGGCTCAGCTCAGCCTGGA AGACCTTCCGGGCCTGGGCATCACCCTGGCTGGCCATCAGAAGAAACTACTGCACAACATCCAACTTCTCCAGCAGCACCTGAGGCAGCCAGGCTCCGTGGAAGTGTAA
- the Trpv6 gene encoding transient receptor potential cation channel subfamily V member 6, producing the protein MGWSLPTEKGLILCLWNKFCRWFHRREPWAQSRDEQNLLQQKRIWESPLLLAAKENDVQALNKLLKFEGCEVHQRGAMGETALHIAALYDNLEAAIVLMEAAPELVFEPMTSELYEGQTALHIAAINQNVNLVRALLARGASVSARATGSVFHYSPHNLIYYGEHPLSFAACVGSEEIVRMLIEHGADIRAQDSLGNTVLHILILQPNKTFACQMYNLLLSYDGGDHLKSLELVTNHQGLTPFKLSGVEGNIVMFQHLMQKRKHIQWTYGPLTSTLYDLTEIDSSGDDQSLLELIVTTKKREARQILDQTPVKELVSLKWKRYGRPYFCVLGAIYVLYIICFTVCCVYRPLKPRITNRTNPRDNTLLQQKLLQEAYVTPKDDLRLVGELVSIIGAVIILLVEIPDIFRLGVTRFFGQTILGGPFHVIIITYAFMVLLTMVMRLTNADGEVVPMSFALVLGWCNVMYFARGFQMLGPFTIMIQKMIFGDLMRFCWLMAVVILGFASAFYIIFQTEDPDELGHFYDYPMALFSTFELFLTIIDGPANYDVDLPFMYSITYAAFAIIATLLMLNLLIAMMGDTHWRVAHERDELWRAQVVATTVMLERKLPRCLWPRSGICGREYGLGDRWFLRVEDRQDLNRQRIRRYAQAFQQQDDLYSEDLEKDSGDKLEMARPFGAYLSFPTPSVSRSTSRSSTNWERLRQGALRRDRRRGIINRGLEDGEGWEYQI; encoded by the exons GATCTGGGAGTCGCCTCTTCTTCTAGCTGCCAAAGAAAATGATGTCCAGGCTCTGAACAAGCTGCTCAAATTTGAAGGATGTGAGGTGCACCAGAGAG GAGCCATGGGGGAAACTGCACTGCACATAGCAGCCCTCTATGACAACCTGGAGGCTGCCATCGTGCTGATGGAGGCTGCCCCAGAGCTGGTCTTTGAGCCCATGACCTCTGAGCTCTATGAAG GTCAGACTGCACTGCACATCGCAGCAATAAACCAGAATGTGAACCTGGTCCGCGCCCTGCTTGCCCGAGGGGCCAGTGTCTCTGCCCGAGCTACAGGTTCAGTCTTCCACTACAGCCCTCACAACCTCATTTACTACG GAGAGCACCCTTTGTCCTTTGCTGCCTGTGTTGGCAGTGAGGAGATTGTTAGGATGCTCATTGAGCATGGAGCTGACATCAGGGCCCAGGACTCCCTGG GAAATACAGTACTGCACATACTCATCCTTCAGCCCAACAAAACCTTTGCCTGCCAGATGTACAACCTGCTACTGTCCTATGATGGGGGAGACCACCTGAAGTCCCTGGAACTTGTAACCAACCACCAGGGACTCACCCCCTTCAAGCTGTCTGGAGTAGAAGGCAACATTGTG ATGTTCCAACACTTGATGCAGAAGCGGAAACACATCCAGTGGACATATGGGCCATTGACCTCAACTCTTTATGACCTCACTGAGATCGACTCCTCAGGAGATGATCAGTCTTTGCTGGAACTTATTGTTACTACCAAGAAGCGGGAG GCTCGCCAGATCCTGGACCAGACACCTGTGAAGGAGCTGGTGAGCCTCAAGTGGAAGAGGTATGGGAGGCCCTACTTTTGCGTGCTGGGCGCCATCTACGTGCTATACATCATCTGCTTTACCGTGTGCTGCGTCTACCGTCCCCTCAAGCCCAGGATCACTAACCGCACCAATCCCCGTGACAACACCCTCCTGCAGCAGAAGCTTCTTCAG GAGGCATATGTGACCCCCAAGGATGATCTTCGGCTGGTGGGGGAGCTGGTGAGCATCATTGGGGCTGTGATCATCCTGCTGGTGGAG ATTCCAGACATCTTCAGGCTGGGAGTCACTCGATTCTTTGGGCAGACCATCCTTGGGGGGCCATTCCATGTCATCAT TATCACTTATGCCTTCATGGTGCTGCTGACCATGGTGATGCGGCTCACCAATGCAGACGGGGAGGTGGTGCCCATGTCCTTTGCTCTGGTGTTGGGCTGGTGCAATGTCATGTACTTTGCCAGAGGATTCCAAATGCTGGGTCCCTTCACCATCATGATTCAGAAG ATGATTTTTGGTGACTTGATGCGATTCTGCTGGCTGATGGCTGTAGTAATCCTGGGATTTGCTTCAG CCTTCTATATCATCTTCCAGACAGAGGACCCTGATGAGCTGGGCCATTTCTATGACTACCCCATGGCACTGTTCAGCACCTTTGAACTCTTTCTCACCATCATTGATGGCCCTGCCAACTATGACGTGGATCTGCCCTTCATGTACAGCATCACCTATGCAGCCTTTGCAATCATCGCCACACTGCTCATGCTCAACCTCCTCATTGCCATGATGGGTGACACTCATTGGAGAGTTGCCCATGAGCGGGATGAGCTCTGGAGAGCACAG GTTGTGGCCACCACTGTGATGCTAGAACGGAAGCTGCCTCGCTGCCTCTGGCCTCGCTCTGGGATATGTGGGCGCGAGTATGGTCTTGGGGACCGCTGGTTCCTGAG GGTGGAAGACAGGCAAGATCTCAACAGACAACGCATCCGCCGCTATGCACAAGCCTTCCAGCAACAAGATGACCTCTACTCTGAGGACTTGGAAAAAGACTCAGGAGATAAACTGGAGATGGCACGTCCCTTTGGTGCCTATCTGTCCTTTCCTACACCCTCAGTGTCTCGAAGTACCTCCCGGAGCAGCACAAACTGGGAAAGGCTTCGACAAGGGGCCCTAAGGAGGGACCGGCGGCGAGGGATAATCAACCGGGGCCTagaagatggggagggatgggagTACCAGATCTGA